The DNA segment TTGCtttccaaagcaaaaaaaatggaagaatcACTTGAAGCTTGCTACTGGCGGTAATTAAATTACAATGTAAACTACAATAAACTTTACCCTTCGACAGGTTTACCCATGTTTGGCAGACGGTGCAACAAATTCTGAGAATGAGagtttatgtgtgtgcgtcgAAAATTGCTTTCCGAGCCAACACGCCAAAGCACCTGATCGATGGCCTGTAATTCCAGCTTCCCTGCTACGTGCCTGCATTTTGATTTTTCGGCTGTGAAAAGTCAGGTTCCTGAAGCTGCTACGTCAGCACCGCATGCAAGAGTTGGGTAGATGCAGCTGGTGCAACTCTTGGCAATCGAAGTTTGCCCATATCGTGCCGCAAGTCGGTAACTGACTCCTTGCAAGATGCACGCAGATGGTACGGGTGCGAATCGATTATTGATTTATTGGGATGGGGCCCTGGAGTGCCTTGTGGCATCCAGTGCTGCGACCACCTCAACGTGCCAGTAGCTATGAACGAAGCGCTAGTGGTTGCAAACCTAAATCTCCCACGATCTCTGTACCAGAGCGAATAAAGGAAATCCATTTCCCATCACTTTTCCGGATGAACGAGATCTGcagcatctctctctctctctctctctttctctttctctttcggtTAGGTTCATTCACGCTCGATTCGGATGCCTTTTGTTTGGACGATTTATGTGCCCATAATGCCAGCTTGGGAAATGTACGAACTTTGCAAACTACTCCCCTCGAGACAGGCAGACcgcagacagagagagagatagagagcgtcAATAGCTAGGGAAAGGTACTCTACACTCTCAATCCTACCGAATGCCTTACAAAATGCCTCTCCTATCCTTTCGTACTAGCCACGGAAAAGTGTGGTGTACTACTTGAGCCTCATTTACGCTATCCTAGCGTGTGGTGCGTTGCTTTCGGGCCGTCGTCATCGTCTTGCTCGCTGCCAGTGGGCCTGTAGTATATACCAGTAGCAGGTGTGATTGAGGTCGATTACTATCGATTTCCCGATGCTTTTGAATGAGCAGCGGAACGGGTGCGGCTTGCTGGAGACAAACTGCTTCCCCGCCCACGGTGGAATGTAATTAAAGCTCGACAAGCAACTGAAGACTGCAGGCAGCCAGTAGGCGTGCATTATGTTGCGGATCGCTTGCAGATGAAATATTCAGTCGTACCATGATGCTGTACTGCTTTTGGCTGGTGGCTGTAGAAAGCACTACAGGAAGGGTGTATGAGAGATGTAAATTATTTACTTTACAATACAGTGCGGTAGATAATCAGTTCCGTAAACAGCTTGGAaaggtgtttgtgtttgttttggtttgtttgatgCTGCTCGCTTGATAGGCGAGTATGCAAACAAGGGCTCAAAACGTACTATCAATTTCACTGCAATGTAACATTAAGTACTGAAGTATTTTGAATGCTGCTACACGAGAATTCTGATTTTGAGTCACAATTTCAATGAATTTATTaactttaaaacaaaaatactttaaaatcCTCATTCAAAGAGCTAAGTTATATTTcattgtgagtgtgttttatcAACCATTTCTATCACTTCTGCCGATAGCCGAAGCTAACACTCCTCCTCGCATTAGCTATTAACAATCAATTTCCCATTCATCTTCGCTGGTGGAAAGAAACCATCATGTTGTTCGCACACATCCAAACCCCGTGGCTGCTGAGTGGCGCATACGATCGAGTGTCCTCCCAAATAAATTACGTTCAATCACGATGACAAATAGAATAAAATCCGTCACTGCCAGCTGAGCACAAGAGAGGGGACACGAGCAGAGCTTTCAAGGGCGTAGTACCGTTCGATTTAGCATGACCATGGCGCTGAGAGTGTAAACGTGGTTCTTATCCTTCTTCTTTCACTGTGCAGCGATGTGCAGTCCGttcaacacgcacacatctaCACATGTGCTTTTCGGTTGTCCCACTGGCGTCAATTGTGGTTAAATCGTTTACGGCTCGCCCCCCTCATCGAACGTAGAAACCCGTACACCCCGGGTCAGCTCGTTACCTCGTCAAGTGTCAGTCGTTCCATTCGGTCGGTGGGTTCGTATGGTGGCCGGTGAGTGGGCTTGTTTTCCCACGCAAGCAACTCGCTTTGCAAGCTTGCAAAACCAGAACGGGAGACAGAGGAGCAAAGCATAGAGGATGGGAAGTATAGCTCGAACTAAAACGTTTTCCCATTCTTGTGGCAATGATTGAGAATGACGTCGATCGTGTCAATATTTTGCACCGGCTATCCAATCCTATCTCTATTTTCGTGGCTGTCTACCGGATTGGCGAGCGGATCTGTGTATGTGCCCGCAAGAATGCTCACGTGATGAGTGATCTTACACTTGAGTCGAGCGGAAAATCAATCCACAGCTTCGACTGCGGCTAGCGCTGACGAGATCGCGCTCACGCTGCTACCCTCTCGCGCACACATTTCATCCCATTGGTGAgtgtacgagtgtgtgtgtgtgatggctTAAAAATAGCAACATTTTTCAAGTTTTCATCGATCGTGGTCAATAAGAATAGATCAAGCACATTGAACTTGAGCGGCATTGAGAAGAATGGTTGGTATtaagggaagggaaggagacGCTTGGGAAGGAAAAGGCGTCGGTATGGTGAAAACATTATGTGTACTCACGTGAGCTACAATTGACGGTCAATTACCGTCGAATCAATCGTTCATTTCTTGTACAAAATAAACTGTATGAAATATAAgatattaaaatataaaaataaacttgaAGAGCAACACATTTAAGTACAGAAATGTGGCatgcaaaatcattttttaaataaaatgtacaaaatgTTACCATACTCACAAATCAACCAGAATGATTTGGTAAGTTgagaacaaaaaagcattcaaAATACGTGGTGGTAAATTTAAACCACTATCGATTTATTCAGCGGCGAAAGTAACCAAACAAAAGCCGGTACACTGTTCAGCTCTTTTATCTCCTTTACTTCCGCTTTGCAAAGCCATTGAAGAGATTTGCCTTGCCTGCACTGTTGGTTTATGTGGTActagtaaaaaaaagcatttcacCGTTCTACCTCAATCACGAACGATTTTTGTATGGACGAATTCGCCTTCTAGAATCAACCGAACACAAACAGTGCCTCTCGTACGGCCGGAGTTTGGTAAAAGCCAATAAAAAGCCACCGAGgagcacacagccacacaggcACACGTGCCCTCGCAATCCATCCAGAACCGTCACAATACTAAGGGAACATCGAGTGCACGGCCATTTCGAGTGGTCGGCCCACCGTCAACGCCTGTCCGGGATTCAATTTGCACCCGTACGACCGGGACGTGTGATCGTCTCGGCCAGCCAGAGCATCGTGGATGAGAGTGAACACACAGGTActggcacaacaacaaaaaagggaaaacatatGGCAATTGGAAACTTGTTGAAAAGTTCCGTAAAGAGACAACCGCACGTGTTACGATGGCAacgaggagggggggggggggagtgagGGAGGACCTATTTGCAAAATCCATCATCCTATCTACTTTTGATTATCGAATCGACATGCAGGACTTCTTCTTGGCGGGCGTGCGGCCAGCAAGCGGAAGTTGGAATGAGTTCCCTTGAATCCTTTCAGCATGTGTATTTGAAATTTCAATCCGGTACAATTGGTTTTGCGGTTAGCTTGTTTACGTGCGGAGGGCACTTACTGGTAAATATGGACGGATTCAAGTGTAGCTTCAGCATTGTACAAAACCGGAAGGGCTCGGGTTGGGTGGAATGTTTGAGTTAGAGTTTGTGCTGCGGGGGGCATTGCCCAagtgtgtttgagtgtttgTTGTCTTTGATtgtgaataattttaaaaaacaaGGATATGAAAATGAAGTTTATATTGGAAATGAACTGTCAGACAAAAGCATGTGAATACGAAAGTATTTGGCAGAACTGTGCAGAGCAGGATAGTAAAAAACCCCAATTTGCACCCAATATCAAACACATTCAGTCAGCTTTTATCGACAGCTGGTATTTGTGCAACTTTCCTTCAACCTCCAACGCAAATCGGAACGGATTTTCTGACATGAACTGATCAAAGGcagaagcgaaagaaaagaaaacgcttCTGCCTACGGCACGCACCCCCACGATGAGCGCACCCCCACATTGTGACATCACACTCACCTTGCCGCATTTTTCACGACTCTTCGCTCTGCCCACGTTTGCCACACGCGCCCCGCACAGCGTTGTGCATATTTCGCGTAGTTTCGatgatttatttcacattttttcgGAATGGGAATGTTAACACGCACGCCGTAAAGATGGCACTAAAACGGATCGAAAACTGACCGCTCGGTCCATATTGTGAAAACAGCTCACCGGTTCCTTCCCGTTGCAAATGAGACCGTAATGTCAAGGTGTCAAAGCAGAAGCTAAAATACAAAGCAATACTTTCCCTCGCCAACGTGCCAATGTTCGTCACTCGCCGAGGATAACGCTCTAAAGGCCTTGTCCGGTGTTTCAAATTTGCTGCGTCggttttgctgtttggttCTTGTGACGCTTGGTTGACTTTTCTATCCCCGAATGTGTGCCCGCCTTACCGGGTGCCTTTCTAGGGAAGGTCGAATGAATAGAGCAgcggttttgtttcgtttgcatATCTTccgttgtttttattttgcttctaCTCGCCTTTGCACAAGCAACGTTCCACAGACCAACGGAACAAATTGAGGTCGGTAGCGAGCAAATCGAGctagaaaagcaaaacaaatcaaacaacagcaaaaccctCGTGTTGTAGAACGCGAACGAGTTGAGCCCGCACAcactttgttgttgtggcatTTTGAAATTTTCGTTTCATGCTAAACGGAACGCTGGCCGGCTGATACACGACACTGGTTTGACATCGATTTTTGGCTTCGATATTTTTAGTGTCCCTGTTAAGCACCGCATCGACATCCAATCCCCAGTGGCTCCCGGATGTGCTCCCATTTCGCTCCCTTTCCTCACCATTCACAATTCGTGGTGGGTGCGATTGTGAGGGAGTGGTTAGAAATTGGTTTCtaattttaacaaacaaaaagaaaaacgaactCCACCACATTGTGTCTAGCTTTAGTGTGCGAGAGATGGTTTGTGCGCAATCGAGTCAAGGAGACGATGGTGGTAGTGAGTGTGTTTTGGTTGGTGATCAGTGTTTAGCGTATGTCATCGGCACTTTACTGACAAGTTGATTTTGTGTTTGACAAAAGGTGCACGGGGACGGTTGTAATGGTGAAGGCAGACGAATACCTAACGACCAGAGACGTCGCCATATTCCGTCGTCAGCACAGCAGAGTAGTACGGTGAACCCTTCGTGGGAGCCGGCCCCACGGCAACACCAGGGGTGATTATGGTGAATGAATGAAATCTTCTAACGGAACGTTTCTATTCGCTAGAAGCACTGATATTTACacagctggtggtggtggtggtagtgctgctgctgctgctgctacaccaCACAGTGCCTTTGGCTGATTGAATATGGTGTGAACACGACCAGATGGTTATTACGCGATCGGTATAGTAGCAGATGTGGAAACCGCGGGCAGGGATATGAATGAAGTTACCGAAATTTCGTGTGGGAACGTTTGCACTGTGAGACAGGTCGTCCGgtgatgtttggtttttaaTTGCACCATTAACGTAAAGTAAAGTAACAAAATATAATCGAGTGTTGAAATTAGCATTTGAATTGTGAGCTACTAATGGTGATATGTTGATCCATGCTCACTTTCCTTGTATTCAAACGTGCGTTTGTTTTCATCGTGGGAATTCTTCCGTTTTTATGTTGGTAAGGAAACATCCAATAAATTGCAGGTCTTCTACTTAACGCCTAATTaaaatggagacgcctggtgttTCACAAGCTTTCGGATCAAAGACTCGGTCTCGAATTTGGTATAAAAGTGTTTTATCTGCAAATTTCATTAACTAGCAATTGTAGTTTTTCGCTTGCAACGTACATTTGTTCAGATGTTATTAATAATATTTGATAATCTGATGAAAATAGGTGTTCTTTTATCACAcgtagtgtttgtttttcgctgGCAGAGCACATTCTTTCATTCCTAAGCCTGTCTTGCTGCTGCAATGAAATTAAGCCTTACGTACAGTCGTACAATAGAAATGTTCGCTCATTTTTAACCGTCTTCAGTTCACCGTCTCCCGGGACATGCAGCTGGTCGATGTCACTGCTGTTGGCCTATTCGGCACGTACGAACAGCACGCTCCGCTTCCAGgtgacacaaacacattttcttcatcttttGGTGTCGTTTCCATTACGTCGTCCGTCGTCTGCACGTAGCATTTTGTTTCCTAAGGCATTTTCCTTCCACTCATCTTTGGGAGCGAACCGCACAAAGAATTCTGTCTACGTTTTCGCTGCTTGCTAGCTGTTGGTTTCGTAGTTTCTTGCTCAAACAATCGAAAGAGTGTGCTTGCCCGATGATGATGTGTTTTGGTAACAGCAGTTGACCGAACAGAGTGCGTATGTGACTGGCATTTGTTTCAGGCACCAGGTGCAAAGATGACAGTTGGTGTTATTGGTTGTTCTAAGCATGCCTCATTAATCGTTCACAAAGAGAACAAACATTTGAACGTTAAGAATTTCTTTACAATTCATAGCATTGTATTCCAAGCTTAGTGCAAATTCATTAAAAGTGTTTAATTTAATGAGTGAGACTGAACATAGACAAAAGAAACATGGAAATGAACGCAAACCATCGCGAAACGATTCCATTTTTCCAAGCAGCTTTTTTATACTTAACAATCAACGATAGCGTTGGCCTTTTTCCGTCATTTCCCACTCATTCAAAAGTAAGCTGGGTCGATCTTTGCATTACTCCACGAACCACTTAATTAACGATTCCATTTTCATCCGTTACGTTTGGGGCCAGAGAAAGGCCCTTCTATTGCTGATTGCGCTTGATTCCTCGTACAACTTACATATTGTTCTtgtattatttcaataaaatgaTAATGATTAACACGAAAGTGATATAAAAAACTACCCATACACAGACAGCTTACCAGCAATTGCAAGTAACGTCATGCTTGGCACAGACATAAGCAGCTTTCCCACTGCTATGATCTTCGGAGAAAAGCGGCCATAAGCACAAGACAAAAGGCAGCTGTACACTGCGCTCACCCTACCGCACTGAGCACTGCATTCAATGTAAATCGTTTCCCGGGGTATTTTGCTGTGGCGTGAAAGCGAAGGCTCCCGGTAGGATAACTATctttattaaaatttcattccaTAGCGATACCATACGTGCTTgaagagcgcacacacacacacaccatccacTCTGGTTAGTGACCCGGATGCAGGATGATCTGCGGGTGTGTGTTCCTCTTCAGCTATAGAGTTTCGCGAGCTCTCCACAGTGAGCAAGTTTCCCTGCCAGTTTTCACCGACGCAGACACTTTACGCGAACGGTGTattaagaaagaaaaagaaataatcgTAGATACACCAGGAGCGAACAAACATGGCACAAACATGACCATGCCATGACCTCGAGCTGTACCTAGCACGGAGAGGGAGCAAACAAGGAGTAAAAAGATGACATTGAGcgtgagagacagagagagatacagcgaatgaaagagaaagagagactcATCATTAGTATGGTTCAGGCTAGTTACCGTTTGTCACTGTCTTAGTACAGCGCCATGAATGCGCTCTGCTTCCTTCCTGTGAATGAGTTCTTGGCAGGTGAGTGTATGCACGCAGAACAAAACGACGGGCGTGTGGCCTGAAAAGAGTGGACGATAAAGGAAACGAAAGGCTAGGGGAGCAGAAAACAGGTCAAGAGAAGGCAGAAGCATCCCTCTCCCTGGCACGCTAAAATTATTGCGATTATCTGCATTGCAAATCATACGGTAGCGTTGTCCGTGCCGGCATCTCGTTCGAAGCGGCAGCATCAACCCCGCCTACAATGATGCTGCCGCAAAGTGAGACGTGCATTATGTACAAGCGTATTCATTATGCTGCTGTGCACCGTCATCCCCCGCTCCTGTTCGGTGAGGGAATTTTCCGTAATTTCCCGTTCTCGGCGCTTAAGGGCCGTCGATACGCTCGTCGGGTCCGTGCACCGTTTCAACTCACCGTTTTTTGGTCAATCTTGGGGTGAATTAGCTCGAGTGGCTTTGAATTGAAGGGACGAAATGGTACGATTGATGTTGCAATTATTTGCTACCCTTGCAACGCTAAGCACCATGCACTAGATTGTGAATCATGTCATCAAATGGCTTATGAAAATGCGCATAGAAACATGCTTGCCACTCTGATAAATGATTAAAGAACGACATTTATCAATTCGTATTTATTTTAGTCACTTTGTATACATTAGCGTATCACAAACAAATCCGTATTTACATGAAGAATAAAACCAGTACATTATCTTCCCATTTCTGAAGGatagttttccttttttccttctatttatttccctttttttctaaacaatAAACATACCATCCTTCAAACACACTGTTTGACCTATTTCACTCAtgcgggttttgttttgtcgatTGCTTACTTTTCCTCCACCTCGGAATCCCAGCCTCTGCATTGTACTTACTTTCATGTGGCGCTCCCACACAGTCTTCCGGGTCCACATCTGACGTACGTCAGGtgcaatgttttgataaagAGCGTGTCACTTCAAAGCGGATGTCTTGTGGCTACCACCTGTGTACACTGCCCGTTCTGTTCCGCTTCAGGCCATTGGAACGGGGTCAGCAGTGTCGTCCACCGAAGGAAGTGCCCCGGGGAGACATGTATATCATTCACCTGCAACGATATAGCGAGCTGCGAGCGTCAAGATGTACCTTTGCGAGCAAGTAATTTTATTACACAAAAGTGCATTCTTGATGATCACAGTGCAGTTTCCAGCCTTCTTTACGGTGCAATTGACACATGTCTGCTGATAAAACAGGAGACAGGCGAACTTTATCGTCGTTTCAAGCACCGGTTGGATAAAGGCGCTTATCGGAATATATTGGAGAAGCGTTCAATAATAGATGAGATAAAGTGTACAAAGATGTGAGATCACAAAATGCTTTGCATTGAAACACTGGCATGGGTACATTGCTTCTGAAATATTCGCAGTCGGGTggattcattttttatgtttagttAAGTAattttactctcttttttcctAATGAAGTATATTGTACAATTCCTGAATGTTTAGCATCGAATAGAATGTTATGAAAGGTGATATGCAATTCACGCAAGCTATTAACATCTTCTGCTCAAACGATCCACTTACAAACTGCAAAGTTCATTATCGTAAATTGATTATGCATGCTCTTTGCTTGACGAAAAAGGTTTGACACACTCTTTGTATTTGCTTTTCATTCCAGGAGCGCAGTCTGCATTCAACATTACCGCCAGGCTATTGCAAACCATTCCAGCCATATCGCTCAAGATGTGTACGAGTGTACATAGAAGTAGCAGAAAATTAATGATCATCAAATCAAAGATGAAGTGTCACTGAGCGGCGTTCAAAGCGAGCGGTTCGCTGCCACTGTCAATCAAATGGAATACCTTTGCGTTGGAGAGCTACCGTGAGTGATAAAAAGTGTGTgtaagagagtgagaaagaaatagagcgagagagatagggAGACAGGGATATTCTTTTGTACGACAACAGAAGCAAGTGTGGGCCAGCAGCGAACAAGTGGAGTAGCAAGTGAGACAAGTGAAGTCGCCGAACCCGACCCGGAACTGCGACACGGGTCCTGTGCTGCGTAGCGTCCCGTTAACTGTATGATGAATCCTTCCAACGATGACACGACGAACTACATGGTCTCATCCTCATCGTCATCCTCGCACCTGCAGTCGGCCGCTGCCCTGCTCGCCTCCACGTTCGGGCTCGCCGACGGGACCGTCCTCTACAACCACAGTGTGCGCGACCGGGGAGACGCTGGCGCACTGGCGGCGGCATCGGCGGCGTCAGTGGCAGGCACCGGGGGGCTCGAGAGCGCCACCGCCGGCGGGGACACGCTGTCCGTGTTCGATGCGTCCGGCAGCAGCATAATGTTGCAGGGCTTCTCGTCCACCGCACCCATCGGCGGCACGATCGAGACGGTCGGGGCGAACGAATCGATCGTCGACGGGGGGATCGACGCCGGTGGTGGCGAATGGATCgacgtggtgctgctggtgctgaagGCTTCCATCATGATGTTCATCATCGTCGCTGCCATCTTCGGCAATCTGCTCGTCATCATCTCGGTTAAGCGCCATAGGAAGCTAAGGTAAGGTCTCCAACGAAAAACAAAGGAAGCACAAGCGGGGTGCGCATATTCCGGTCCATCCGGTTCGAACGTAATAACGCTGTTCGGGCGTGCTAATGCGTCAGGGGGAGGGAGATTATGAAAGCGTAGAAATGTGCCAACTAATGCCGAACTCGACTAAAACCGTTCCGCCCGGGTACAATGTCTTAATCGCCGGTTTTTCGCTCTGTTTCGCAGGGTTATCACAAACTATTTCGTCGTATCGCTCGCCATGGCTGACATCATGGTGGCGATGATGGCCATGACATTCAACTTTAGCGTACAAATAACGGGAAGGTAAGTGCGATCGTGTGAATTGAGCGTCGGGTCTGGGAAAGCCCATTTTGAGGTGTGTTTTATTGGAATTTTGATTAGCAAAATTCGTCTTCGTTGGTCGATCAAGTGCACGGAGGCAAGCGGAGGCGTTGCCTGGGCCATCCTGTATTGAGTGGACAATGATACGAAGTATTTTGAAGCCATAATGattggaaaatgtgttttgcactttattttttgtgcgCGTTTAGCTGGAAATTTGGGTCGTTCATGTGTGACGTGTGGAACAGCCTAGATGTCTACTTCTCCACAGCCAGTATACTTCATCTTTGCTGTATTTCAGTGGATAGGTAAGTAGATACTTATGGaaaccttttgttttttttttgacacaaAAGTCATTTCTGGTGAATTTCCGTTGTGCAATCCTTTTATCACTTTCAATTatagaaataaaaatcttGGAAGCAAGCTTATACCAGATCAAATTCCACGTTCCGACAGTAGCTCTATTCCCCGATTGATTGGATTCTcgctattttttttctatttttgcaGATATTACGCCATAGTGAAACCACTTAAGTATCCCATAAGTATGACGAAGCGAGTTGTAGCGATAATGTTATTAAATACATGGATATCACCAGCGCTGTTGTCATTCGTGCCAATCTTTGCCGGTAAGTGTGGATGTGCTGCTGCATGCATATGACATGACTGGCATGACACGACACTCACAGATACGGACAGGATAAGGTGATAATCGGCTGGGATGACAATGTTCGATCAAAATGCTGTAATGGTAAACGGATTAATTGATGTAATTGAAGTTAATCGATCGGAACATCTTGTCGATGGACgggtttttgctttgctgtgaCTGGTGCTGTTGATTTTGGGCTTGAcacaataattaaattattcatggGTGTAGCGCTTCTTGCAAAGCTACTCCCCGGTGGCACTTTCTTATCGACTCCAACACGATAAGTCTTTCGGCAGAAGGGAAGAAATTAAATCGTTTTATTGATCGAAACACACAAGGTACGAAATGCGCTTGGGACGGTGTGCCACAAAAGGCATTCATTATGTACGAGACGACGATGCTAATGAAGCATGTCAAAGGTCAACATAGAAGTTTGGTTTCTGCCACAGAGCAACATTAGTGGCACGGAGACACGACTCAACTTTGCTAGGAAAACGGAAACCCCAGTAAGGGCAGTAGTTTTGGGATTTTCCGATTATCACCTGCCTACGATCTTGACGTATTCTGTGAAGTGACATGGAAACGAACATTGTTCATCACAATTGTAAATGAACCACAACCCAAAAGCAATGTAATTGAATAATTCATAACAGCCATATGAAAAATCGTTTTGTACCCTTCGCAGGTTGGTACACTACAGAAAAGCACAAGCAGGAGGTGCTCGATAACCCGGACAGCTGCCTGTTCATTGTCAACAAACCGTACGCGGTCATCTCGAGCTCCATCTCGTTCTTCATCCCGTGCACAATCATGGTGTTCACGTACTTCCAGATATTCCGTGAGGCCAACCGACAGGAGAAGCAGCTGGCCCTCCGCCAGGGCACTGCCATGCTGATGCACCAGCACAATACGGGCGGgggcgttggtggtggtggcagcggcggcggcaccaATGGCGAGGCGCTCAGTGGCAGCGGTTCCTCCAAGACGCTCACGCTGCACGAGGTGGACGCGGAGCAGACGCCGACCAAGGATCGGCATCTGATAAAGATGAAGCGAGAGCACAAGGCTGCCCGGACGCTTGGCATCATTATGGGAACGTTCATACTGTGCTGGCTTCCGTTTTTCCTCTGGTAAGTGGTGTTGTTGATGCGTTTGGTTCTGCGTAGGCAACCTTCCAAACAGTTCGAACCTTGTATTGCCTAGCGTGAGGCGTTTTGTACTTGCATATTCAGCAAAAATATCTGAAAACTGAATAACATATCCGTAGGGCCTTAAATCAATCCAAAGATCTTATCATAGCGGTGAGCAACAGTAGCTCGGCTTTTAATCAATTTAATGATTCCTGTTTACTCTATCCATAACGAATATTGTTCTGCAATATTCAAAGCGTGCAATTTAGATTGATTGCAAACGCACACCAAGTAAATATTTATCCAATTTGGGGTTAACTTGAAGTTTAAACATCTGAAACCTTACCTTCAAGCGTCTGTGGTTAAGCTTACTTCATTCTAACCCTGGCTACTACCAGTGTAGCGAAGGTTGATTGAAGGCTTGCACAATAAATAACGCCTCCCGACCTGTAACTCCCGCACGACAGTACGTCAAACAGCccagtaaaacaataaattcacCACATCTACTCCATCTTTCGCCCACCGCCCACCCACTAGGTACATCATCACGTCGCTGTGTGACCGGTGCCCCAATCCGGACATTGTCGTTGCGCTGGTCTTCTGGATCGGGTACTTCAACTCGACGCTCAACCCGCTCATCTACGCCTACTTCAACCGGGACTTCCGGGAAGCGTTCCGGAACACGCTCGACTGCATGTTCTGTGCCTGGTGGCGCCGGGAAACGTCTCCGCTGGACATCAACGTTCGGCGGGCGAGCCTCCGGTACGACTGCCGGGCGAAGAGCGTCTACTCCGAGAGCTACCTGCGGCCCTCGTCCCAGACCGATCGGTTCCACAGCGAGATCGGCGAAAGTCTGTAACGGCGGTACGATGACGTCGATGCTGAGGCCACCGAGTGTACCCGTTTGTTCTGAGCGCTGCCGAGCGAGATCTGCCCGACCGCGTCCAGACACCAGCCAGCCGTGCGGCACTGTTGTTTGCAATACATGCCAAAGAAGACTAGACCCCCGGACAAAAGGTACGCCGCATGGTAAGCCGTTTGCAGCCCAGCAGAAAGGGGAGCCAGCCGTCACAAGCAGTCGTTACCAAGTGATACGTTACtatcttgtttttgttactgtACACTATATAGCTGTTAAGAGTTTGTAATGCGTCGGATTCTATTGCTTGGTTATGTATTTATTACCTTTTAGCGGATAGTTTATTGTGCCGTTCATCGAGGTCGAAGTCTGTTTAGTTGCGtagttgttttcttcttcttctgttacTAGTTATTAGCTACTGTTACGAGACCAGTCGTGGTCTTGACTGTTACCTATGCCTATGTTGACAAAAAATTTGTAAGTTGTAAGAAATGCGTACAGTTAAATGACTTTAAACCGATGCCCTTACCCTTGAACAAAC comes from the Anopheles coluzzii chromosome 2, AcolN3, whole genome shotgun sequence genome and includes:
- the LOC120948871 gene encoding octopamine receptor beta-2R, producing the protein MMNPSNDDTTNYMVSSSSSSSHLQSAAALLASTFGLADGTVLYNHSVRDRGDAGALAAASAASVAGTGGLESATAGGDTLSVFDASGSSIMLQGFSSTAPIGGTIETVGANESIVDGGIDAGGGEWIDVVLLVLKASIMMFIIVAAIFGNLLVIISVKRHRKLRVITNYFVVSLAMADIMVAMMAMTFNFSVQITGSWKFGSFMCDVWNSLDVYFSTASILHLCCISVDRYYAIVKPLKYPISMTKRVVAIMLLNTWISPALLSFVPIFAGWYTTEKHKQEVLDNPDSCLFIVNKPYAVISSSISFFIPCTIMVFTYFQIFREANRQEKQLALRQGTAMLMHQHNTGGGVGGGGSGGGTNGEALSGSGSSKTLTLHEVDAEQTPTKDRHLIKMKREHKAARTLGIIMGTFILCWLPFFLWYIITSLCDRCPNPDIVVALVFWIGYFNSTLNPLIYAYFNRDFREAFRNTLDCMFCAWWRRETSPLDINVRRASLRYDCRAKSVYSESYLRPSSQTDRFHSEIGESL